One Dietzia sp. JS16-p6b genomic window carries:
- a CDS encoding NAD-dependent epimerase/dehydratase family protein produces the protein MNPEAPTRRPARAVAVVGGSRYLGAHLVGMLLRTETVERVLAIDSVKPSPQHRRRMRDAEFVRLDPQSPRLQSILRDAGIDTVVHAGLHHTDFAPGGRAAVKEANIMGSMHVIAACGRAASVKRFVLISSTTVYGSSGVDPAMFTEDMAARRQPSGGIPLDHLAVEGYVRGMSRKRPDIDVTILRIPAILGLPEPTVFGELLAPSIAPVLAGYDPRIQLLHPQDALDALLHATQGAAPGTFNIAGDGVLTLSQAIRRAGHVPLPVPPQTFKLAVRLLSSQGLRDIGSSQLRYLRFGRAVDTTRMRREFGFTPRYSTEEALHSYLVDSGTEPLITRASLERQTAKVAALLPAPVADRLRSGVDTTLCELEALGALPDPHEADAHEADAHEADAIQEEAL, from the coding sequence GTGAACCCCGAAGCGCCAACCCGTCGGCCCGCCCGGGCGGTCGCCGTCGTGGGCGGGAGCAGGTACCTCGGTGCCCACCTCGTGGGGATGCTGCTCCGGACCGAGACCGTCGAGCGCGTGCTGGCGATCGACTCGGTCAAACCGTCGCCGCAGCACCGCCGCCGGATGCGGGACGCCGAGTTCGTCCGGCTCGACCCCCAGTCGCCGCGTCTGCAGAGCATCCTGCGGGACGCCGGCATCGACACCGTGGTCCACGCCGGGCTTCACCACACCGATTTCGCCCCGGGCGGCCGCGCCGCCGTCAAGGAGGCCAACATCATGGGCTCGATGCACGTGATCGCGGCCTGCGGCCGGGCCGCCAGCGTCAAGCGGTTCGTGCTGATCTCCTCGACCACCGTCTACGGCTCCTCGGGTGTGGACCCGGCCATGTTCACCGAGGACATGGCGGCCCGCCGCCAACCCAGCGGAGGCATCCCCCTGGACCACCTGGCGGTCGAGGGGTACGTCCGGGGCATGTCCCGTAAGCGGCCGGACATCGACGTGACCATCCTGCGGATTCCGGCGATCCTCGGCCTTCCCGAGCCCACGGTGTTCGGGGAACTGCTCGCGCCGTCGATCGCCCCCGTCCTGGCGGGGTACGACCCGCGCATCCAGCTGCTGCACCCGCAGGACGCACTCGACGCGCTCCTGCACGCCACCCAGGGTGCCGCGCCGGGGACGTTCAACATCGCCGGAGACGGGGTCCTCACGCTGAGCCAGGCGATCCGGCGGGCCGGGCACGTCCCGCTGCCGGTGCCGCCGCAGACGTTCAAGCTCGCCGTGCGTCTGCTGTCCAGTCAGGGCCTGCGCGACATCGGTTCCTCCCAGCTGCGGTACCTGCGCTTCGGGCGCGCCGTGGACACCACGCGCATGCGCCGGGAGTTCGGCTTCACACCCAGGTACTCCACCGAGGAGGCGCTGCACTCCTACCTCGTGGACTCCGGGACGGAGCCACTGATCACCCGCGCCTCGCTCGAGCGCCAGACCGCCAAGGTCGCCGCCCTGCTCCCGGCCCCGGTGGCCGACCGGCTCCGTTCGGGGGTCGACACCACCCTGTGCGAGCTCGAGGCACTCGGGGCGCTGCCCGACCCGCACGAGGCCGATGCGCACGAGGCCGACGCGCACGAGGCCGACGCTATCCAGGAGGAGGCGCTGTGA
- a CDS encoding 30S ribosomal protein bS22, with amino-acid sequence MGSVIKKRRKRMSKKKHRKMLRRTRVQRRKLGK; translated from the coding sequence ATGGGTTCTGTGATCAAGAAGCGCCGCAAGCGTATGTCCAAGAAGAAGCACCGCAAGATGCTCCGCCGGACGCGCGTGCAGCGTCGCAAGCTCGGTAAGTGA